The sequence below is a genomic window from Fulvitalea axinellae.
ATCGCAAGTGGTTATTTTGTCTATAGTTTCGGTTGAATTGTTAATGGTCAGGTCAAGCCTGATAAGCGAATCACAGCCGTTTGGGGTTTGCAGCGTGTGTGTCGCCGAGTTGTTGCTTTGGGTATATGTTATCCCGTCAATCCAAGTGTATTGATCGCAAGCAGTTATTTTGTCTATAGTTTGGGTTGAATTGTTAATGGTCAGGTCAAGCCTGATCAGAGAGTCGCAACCGTTTAGGGTTTGTAGCGTGTGTGTCGCCGAGTTGTTGCTTTGGGTATATGTTATTCCGTCAATCCAAGTGTATTGATCACAAGCGGTGATTTTGTCTATAGTTTCGGTTGAATTGTTAATGGTCAGGTCAAGTCTGATCAAGGAGTCGCAACCGTTTGGGGTTTGCAGCGTGTGTGTCGCCGAGTTGTTGCTTTGGGTATATGTTATCCCGTCGATCCAAGTGTATTTGTCGCAAGCGGTTATTTTGTCTATAGTTTGGGTTGAATTGTTAATGGTCAGGTCAAGCCTGATAAGCGAATCACAGCCGTTTGGGGTTTGTAGCGTGTGTGTCGCCGAGTTGTTGCTTTGGGTATACGTTATCCCGTTGATCCAAGTGTATCGATCACAAGCGGTGATTTTGTCTATAGTTTGGGTTGAATTGTTAATGGTCAGGTCAAGCCTGATAAGCGAATCACAGCCGTTTAGGGTTTGTAGCGTGTGTGTCGCCGAGTTGTTACTTTGGGTATACGTTATCCCGTCAATCCAAGTGTATTTGTCGCAAGCGGTTATTTTGTCTATAGTTTGGGTTGAATTGTTAATGGTCAGGTCAAGCCTGATAAGCGAATCACAGCCGTTTAGGGTTTGCAGCGTGTGTGTCGCCGAGTTGTTGCTTTGGGTATAGGTGATTCCGTCTATCCAAGTATATTGATCGCAGGCCGTGATCTTGTCAATATTGACTGCTGAGGGACATATCTTCGATGTGTTATAGAAAGTCTCTGATTTAGGTTTAAAATCAGGGAAATCCAGTCCTGAGAACATCAAGTCCATTTTCCCATCCCGGTTAAGGTCAATTGTGGCGATGCTTGGCAAAGTAAATTCAGGGAGGTTAATTCCAGTGACTTTTTCGAAACGTCCATCTCTTTTATTTTCATAAATTTCCGTTCCACCGAAACCGGAAGCGTCCTGCCCGGCAATTATCAGGTCGGGATAACCATTCTTTCGGAAGTCGATAAAAACCGCTTCGCCTAGCGCCCGCGGAATCAAGGTTGTTAGCGATTGTGAAAAACGCGCTTTGCCATCATTTGTGAAAATTGCGCTAAAGGGCGTATTATCATTCTGGGATCCCATCAAAACAAGATCTTGGTCACCGTCTTGATCTATATCAGTGATATCAATCGAGGCTCCATACAGGCCAGGAAAAGGAGTGTCATTTTTTAGCGAGAAATGGCCGTTTCCATCATTGAAATACAACTCTGTTTTGGCAATTCGAGATTCGTCATGTCCGCAAACCATTAAATCCAGATCGCCGTCTTGATCAAAATCTGCAAAAGCTTGTGCGCTGTTATCACCGAAGTTTCCGAAAGGGAAGTTGGGGACGGGATCAAAATTTCCCGCCCCATCGTTTAAAAAATATTGGACTGTAGGTGTATTGCGGGTGCCTATATTTCCAGTGATAAATAAATCCAAATACCCATCGCCATTGGTGTCGGCAAAAGTCGCGGCACCGTTGGCTACTCCTGTAATCTGTGGAGTCTCTATTTTGGTAAACCTACCTGTTCCGTCATTTCGATAAAGATGGGAAAGAAAACCATCCTCTTCGCTCATGCCACATAGTAGAAAGTCTACGTCACCGTCGTTATCTATATCGCCCGTAGCGGTCATGCCATTTGACAAAGGTTCAATAGAGTTTCTGTCATCCAATTCGAAATCGTTATCTCCAACATTACGGTATATAAATGCGAGTGGGTCGGAATAATGACTGAGACCTGATTTCAATAAATCCAGATCGCCGTCATTATCAATATCCATAGCTGTGATATTGGCCAAAGACATCTCATCAGGGGTGCCCAGCCAAGCTTTTTCGAAATTCAGCTGGCCTTGGTTAAGATATAATTGACTTGTGAATACATCGTAATTATTAACACCGGGCGTATACAAGTCTTGTCTGCCGTCACCATTTACGTCGGCGGCTGCAACGGGACCTTCGACCTTTATTATTTGTGTATTTTCTTCGGGTTGTAAATTTCCGTTTCCATCATTGAGGTATATACGGACGCCATTGCTGATACCATAGGAGATGCCATAAGTGGAAAGTATAAGATCCTGATCACCGTCGTTGTCAATATCGGTGGCATCATGTCCAACCACCATTTCGTAGCCGTCCAGTCCAAATATATTCTCGGGCGAAACGGTATACTTTCCGCCTCCTTGGTTAATATAAACCCATTGGGCGTTGCTGTTGGATCTCCAGTCCACATCGCCCATTGATACAATGTCGGGCAAATTGTCTCCGTTAAGATCTGTAATCTCCATGCGGGTGTACCGTAGCGGATGGAAGGGGTAATCGTCATTATTTCCAAGGGTAAATTTTCCGGATCCGTCATTTATATAAATTGCTATTCGGCCAGTATTGCCTTCCGTGCCAATGGAAAGAATATCAGGATCGCCGTCGTCGTCAATATCAATCGCCTTAGTGCCCTTTCCATAAAGGCCTACAAATGATTGAGTGCTTTCGGTGAAATTTCCCGAGCCGTCATTAAAATAAAGGTGCCCGGCGACTCTGGGTGTATATGCGGATTCCCGTCCCAAAAGGTAAAGGTCTTTGTCCCCGTCATTATCAAAGTCCGCAAATAAGAAACACCCGTGGCCGGCACCATGAAAATCAGTATCAGTCTTGAGCGAAAAGTTGCCGTTATCATTTAAGAACAATAGCGTCTCGAATTTTCGGGTCTGGATGAGAATATCTTTTTCGCCATCATTATTTACGTCCGCTACGGTATGATAAGCTATTTCAAGTGAGCGATCAGACATTCTATTTGTGACATCCGTGAAGTTGCCTGAGCCATCATTCTCATAAAGGTTCATGGTGGGCTTATAAACCGATCCCGTCAGAAAAGCGTCAAGATCACCGTCGTTATCCATATCAAAAAAGCTGACGTTGCCATTGTATATAGGCTCAAGACGGGTTTTTAGAAAAGGCTTTTGGGATTCAAGACTTATGTGTTGCCCTTGGGCAAAGTTTAAAACAAAGCAAAAGAATAAGGCGAATGTGAAGCCCGTTCGGGATAGTGGTCGCATATCGTTTTTTCGTATGTTCGGCCTTTGGGTAAAGGATGAAAATAGCCCGGACTAACATTCCAATATGGGATTCCGTAACGGCGATCCCATGCCCGGGCTGAGGCTCAAACATATACCAAAAGGGAATTTTTACCTGAAAAAACGTATAGACAGAAGTATCGACAAAAAGTGAATTTGTTGATATATAGATGTTTATGGTGTTGTGTGATCTGTACGAATGGAAAGATCATCTTCTATGAATTCGACCAAGGGGACTTCGGCCGGGGCTTCGAGTTTTTTGCGGAGACGGTATCGGGAGGTCAAAACACTATTGTGCGAGATGCCAAGCATGTTGGCGATATCGGTGGGTTTGATCGATAGCTTTTCCAAAGCCAATAATCGTTCTTCGGCTTTGGTCAATCGAAGCTCGGATTGTTGAAGTAAGGTGAAGAAATTAGGATGAACCGATTCGAATTTCCTTTTGAATTCTTCCCAATCTTCGGCGGTTAGGATTTTCGAATGGATCAGTTCGTTCAATGTGTCTAGATGCGTATCCCCCTGCTCTGTTTCTTTCCACTTTTCAAGTTCCGAAGCCAGCAATTCTTTCTCTTGACTCTTCTGAAGCAATTGTTCTGTATAAGCTTCCAGTTCTTGTTGTTTTCGTCTTAAATCAATTTGAAGCGCACGGCGTCTGCGTTTATGGCGGGCATAGAGCGTGGCTGAAGAACCGACACCCAATAGACTTAACGAAAGAAATAAAATCAGCATTTGATTACGCTTGGCATCCTTTAGTTGGCCTTCTTTTTTAAGCAATAAAATTCGTTGGCCCTGCGATTCGATTTCGTGTTCTTTTCTTTCCAGTTCGAATTCCGATTGAAGAAAAAGAAACGCTTGGGTTTGTTGTCTTGAGAATACGCTGTCTCGAAGGTGAACGTATTCCGCCATATGTTTTAACGCTTTTTTTGGTTGTCTTCCTTTGAGCAGTTCGGCCGTATGCTTATGCGCGGCCATTCGTAATTTTGGATCATATATAAATTCCTTACTGTTGACTCGTTCCAACTTTTCCAAGGCTTTTTGTTTTTGGCCTTTTTGATCATAAAAAATAGCTTCCGCCAATAAGAGATCAGTTTCGTAAAAGTCCGGTAAGGAAGAAGATTTCCACCGGTAGCGGGCGGAATCCAGTAGGCTTTTGGCTATTTCGGGTTGTTGTTTCAGAAGATGGTAACGGGCTTTTTTTAATGGCAAATAAAGGCCAGAGGCCTGACGCTCCGGGCCTGCGGGGATACTGTCGAAAATGGATTCAAGGCGAATCAAGGTTTGATAAGCGTTTTCGATAGAATCGAGATCGAAATACGTGCCTGCCATGTTGATATTATTGGTGGCGAGCATGCGGTAAAATCCTTTCCTGAACCCGATTATATTGACCTTTTTCCGTTCGGCTAAGGCTTTTTCATACAAGCCGTTCATATCATATAATGAAGCGAGCTCGCCCAACGTGTAGGTGGCGTAAGCGTCGTCTCCCAAGGCCTGATAAAGTTGATAGGCGTTTCGGTAATTCTTTACCGAACGGACGTAATGTTTTAAGTTGGCCTGTGTTTGTCCCGCAAAATAAAGCGCGTCAGCTTGGAATATGGAATCCTTTGATAATTTGAAAAGAGAGGCCGCGGTTTCGTAATCTTGAGAAGCCTCTGCTAGACGTTCCTGATCAAACCGAAGAGCCCCACGCTTTAGCAAGAGGTGGCCTTTCGATGAAGGAATTTTGAATTTAGATTCGAGAGCGAGCATATTTTTCAATAATGCTTCGGCGGAATCATATTGTCGTTCGTTTAGGTATTTTTGAGCCATGAAACGGCTGTTGCGGGCCATTAAGTCATATTCCCCAGCCTGGGAAGCCCGTTCAAGCAGAGTGTCGAGATAAGAGTATGCGTGCTTATCATTTGAACGGATTAGGCTTCGCACCAAAGTTTCGAGATGGGCTAATGCCCGGCCATTATCTTTTTCGTTTCGGTATTTTTTTATAAGGTCTTGTTTCAGTTTAGAAGAATTCCCTAAGACTTGGAAAGATCCCAAAACACATAATAGACCAATGCAATATCGGATGTAGAGTTTCATGGCTACATTTGATTTTTTAGGGCGCAAAGGTAATCATAATTTCATGATATGAAGGGACTTTTGAGGTTTTGCCTTCTGGGGAGAATTAATTTTGATAGAGGGCTGTGCTTGCTTTTAGTTTCCAGTTGGGTAGCTATTAAAATAAGTGAGGGTTGAACCGAATATACGCATTGAATAAGGTTTTCGGGTTTTTCCTAATTATCATTTTTCGAATGAATGCTCCAATGAAGGCAATAAGTTATAACCAACAAATCCTTATCCTCGTTTTTTTGTAACTTGAGGTCAGTTGTCAAGCTCATAAATAAGTTATTCAACATAGTAGAGGGCTAGAGAAGCTCTAATTTTTAATTGCCTATCGCAATAATGGAAATCCAAGGACAGGTTTTATTTTCTGAAATACGCCAACTTATCGAATTAGCCCGCAGTCAGGCATTCCAGCAAGTGAACAGTCTGCAAACGCGATTGTATTGGCAGATTGGCGAACGGGTACAAAAGGAGATTTTGAAGAGCGACCGAGCATCGTACGGGAAGCAGGTGGTACAGCAACTGTCCGAGGAATTGCAAAAGGATTTTGGAAAAGGGTTTGGAAAGCGTAACCTCTACCGTATGTTGGCTTTTTATAATGCGTTTCCGGACCAAGAGATTGTGTCCACGCTGTGGTCACAATTGACATGGTCTCATTTTCGGCTATTGGTGGCTGTCGATGAACCGCTCAAAAGGGAATTTTATCTGAAGATGTGCCAGAATGAGCGTTGGTCTGTGAGGAGGTTGCAAGAACGGATGGATTCAATGCTATTCGAACGGACGGCTATAGCCAAAAAACCGGAAGAAACAATACGCCGTGATTTACAAAAGTTAGAGAATGAGAAAAGCATGTCAACGGATTTGGCTTTTCGGGATCCGTATTTATTGGACTTTTTGGGGCTGAAAGACAGTTATTCGGAAAGTGAGCTGGAAGACGCGATTCTGCAAGATATTCAATCCTTTATTATGGAACTGGGGTCTGACTTCGCATTTTTGGCCCGTCAAAAACGGATGAGTATCGGACATGAGGATTTTTATCTGGACCTTTTGTTTTTTCACAGAAAGATGCAACGCTTGGTTGCTATTGATCTAAAGCTGGGGAGTTTTAAGCACGGCTATAAAAGCCAAATGGAATTATACCTGAATTGGCTGGCGAAATACGAAAAGCAACCGCATGAGAAATCGCCAATCGGACTTATCCTTTGTGCCGACAAAAATCAGGAAATGGTCGAATTACTCGAAATGGACAAGCAAGGTATACATGTGGCGCGCTATCATACCGAATTGCCCCCCAAAGCCCTCTTGCAGGAAAAGTTGCATGAAGCCATCACAAAGGCCAGAAAGAAATCAACAAGTGATGAAGGTTCCTGAAATGGTTGAAAAACTTAATTGCATATATGAAAATCCATTTAGTAGATATAAACAAAGAATTAACGAATGCTTGGGAAAGAGTATTTGAGGATATTAAGGATGTTACTGTTCTGAATCAATCCATTTTTGATGTATCATGCGATGCGATTGTTAGCCCAGCGAATAGCTTTGGGTTTATGAATGGTGGGATTGATTTTGCAATTTCCAAGAACTTGGGATGGCATATAGAAAAGAAGCTTCAACAGAAGCTAAGGGAGAAATTTTTTGGAGAGCTTCTAGTCGGTCAAGCGACGATTGTTGAAACAGAAAACGAACAATACCCATATTTGATTTCGGCCCCTACAATGCGAACGCCGATGACAATATCACGGTCGCCTAATGTCTATTTGGCTATGAAAGCGATATTGACATTAGTGAATTTCGGAAGCTTTGATGACGGGACGGAAATTAAGAATAGGTTAGCTTCCGTAGCAATCCCGGGATTAGGAACCGGAGTGGGTCAAGTTCCGCCTTTAATATGCGCAAGGCAGATGCGAATAGCTTGGGAAGATGTTATGAATGAAAAACATAAAACGAAAGAAGGCTGGGAAGAGCTTAGGTCTAATTATGCTTATTTTTTTACGCATGACGAACGGGATTTACACTATGATATCCCATAAAATAAATAAGAAGTAACTACCCGATAAACGGCTCACTTCATTTCGTAAAACAGAAAAATCCCCATAATAAGCAGTAATACAATCCCTGAAATCGGGGGTGCCGAAGGGTATGGATATATGTTCCTTTGAAACGTATTTAGGCCAATGGCCGCGTGTCAACATTCGAACATATTATCTCTATGCCTACTACTCACCATCCCATGATTTTCCGGTACGCCATGCTTGCGCTGGGAGTGCTTTTGCTTTTTTCGTCTGAGGCACATGCGCAAAACTATCATCGTGGCGACCTTCAGGCTTTGCAAAATATCCTTAACAACAACGACCCCAATAACAGAATCCCGTGGGCGATCAATGTTGGGGCCGGAACTATAAGCAATACCGCCGGAACTGTATATTGGAATACCGAAAATCCTAAACGGGTTTCGGATTTACAGATTTCCAATAAGGAAATATCCGGTGTCGTGGATTTGAGAGCTTTCGCAAAGCTAAAGGTATTTCAGTGTAACGAAAACCCTAACGCCGAGGGCGCTTTGATTGACGGCCTGAATAACTTGGAGCTGTTTTATTTTAATCGGTCGGGAATAAAGTCGATAGTGGCCCGAAACCTTCCGAAGCTTAGGACTTTGAACTGTGGTGGCGTAACCGCTTCCAGGGTATTGTCCAATGTCCAAATCGAGAATTTACCGGAGCTGGACGATATCCAGATCACTTACGGTGACTTTTCGGATCTCAACCTTTCCAATCTCCCAAAACTTCGCCGTTTGTATTGTTCGAATGACGGTATTCAGCGTGTGGCGCTAAGCAACCTCCCCTCTCTGGATTTTGTGGAATTGGGCAATAATGAATTGACGAGCCTGAATATCAATCACCTCAGAAGCGTCAGTAGCCTATACTTGCAATGGAATAAGCTTACGACGCTTAATCTTGACGGTATGACCAACCTGAAAGTTTTGCAATGCGCATTTAATCAGCTGACAAGCATTTCTACGGCGGGCATCACTTCTATGGACAGGATTACGATAAACGGCAATAGTTTACCGATGAGCCGTTTGGTAGCGCTGCCTCCCGCTCCGTATGAGTACCTTCTAACCCAAAAAGACGTGCAGCTGGCTTCCAAAACGGAGTTCAGAATGAACAGCGATGTGTTGGATCTTAGTTCGGAAGTGTCTTTGGAAGGAAAGACAACTACCTTCTCTTGGAAAAAAGGGTGGACGACTGCCGTGGTCAAACCCTCTGGTTCCGTAGATGCCAGTACGGACATCGAAAGGACGGCCGCTGGAAATTTTAAATTCCTAAAGCCCGGAGATTACACTTGCCGGATGACAAACGATAAGGTGGGTACTAGATACTCATATGGATGGTACGCCGAAACGGTGAAGTATACGGTGTTGGATCTGGATCCGCCTACCATGAGCGTTTTGCCATTGCATGAACGTGAGTATCTGGATGTATTTAACCTAAACTTCACAACTAATTCGGCCGGTGCCGTAAGTTATACCATTGTGGGTGACGGCAAAGGTGCCACTGTCGATAATACCGGAAAGGTGACCGTGGGAAACCTTGGGGATTTTCAGATAAGAATAGATGTGGCGGCCACGGGCGTTCATGCCGCCGCTAGCGAAACCGTACAAGTAAGCGTTAAGCCCAAGGCTTTGGACATTACGATTGACCCCGGGCAGACTCAGGTTTACGGCCCGCCGGAAAACCTGAAGTTTACCGCGCCGGGACTTCCCAAAGCAGACGAAATCTATTTCAGGTTTTCGTTAAGTACTTTGGACGTTGGTGACCAAGAGGTTACCAGAGCTACTGTTGTAGGTACCGGAAACTATACGATAAAATCCTTTGTTCCGGGTATCCGTAAGATTACCCCCGCCCCGTTGACGGTAACTGTAACGCCGGGACAAACTTCCGTATACGGCCAAGCCAAAGCTTGGCAATACACGCATCCGCCTTTGTATCAAGCGAAAGACGCGTTGACGGGAACGTTAGCCCCAGAGCAAATAGCGGGAGCCTTTTCCGATGCCGGAACTTATACTACCGCCGACGGTAGTTTGGCTTGTCCGTCCGGAAACTATACGGTAAGCGTGGTGCATGTTCCGGTAGAAATTACGCAAGCGCCGTTGACGATTACCGTGGACAAAGATCAATCGAAAATATACGGCCAAGCCGACCCTGCGGTGTTTACTTATACTACAACAGGTCTTGTAGCTGGCGATGCAATGCAAGGGAAACTCTCCCGAGCCACAAACGAAAACGTAGGCGTATATCCAATAGTGATCAATGACCTAAAACCCGTAAAAACGGGCAATTACAAGACTCCTGTCTTTATCGGGGAATCGTTCGAGGTCAAGCGGGCCACATTGAAAGTGACCCCTGAAGCAAACCAGAAAAAACAATACGGCGAAGCGGATCCAACGCTGAAATTCAAAGTTGAAGGCCTTGCCCCT
It includes:
- a CDS encoding T9SS type A sorting domain-containing protein, translated to MDNDGDLDAFLTGSVYKPTMNLYENDGSGNFTDVTNRMSDRSLEIAYHTVADVNNDGEKDILIQTRKFETLLFLNDNGNFSLKTDTDFHGAGHGCFLFADFDNDGDKDLYLLGRESAYTPRVAGHLYFNDGSGNFTESTQSFVGLYGKGTKAIDIDDDGDPDILSIGTEGNTGRIAIYINDGSGKFTLGNNDDYPFHPLRYTRMEITDLNGDNLPDIVSMGDVDWRSNSNAQWVYINQGGGKYTVSPENIFGLDGYEMVVGHDATDIDNDGDQDLILSTYGISYGISNGVRIYLNDGNGNLQPEENTQIIKVEGPVAAADVNGDGRQDLYTPGVNNYDVFTSQLYLNQGQLNFEKAWLGTPDEMSLANITAMDIDNDGDLDLLKSGLSHYSDPLAFIYRNVGDNDFELDDRNSIEPLSNGMTATGDIDNDGDVDFLLCGMSEEDGFLSHLYRNDGTGRFTKIETPQITGVANGAATFADTNGDGYLDLFITGNIGTRNTPTVQYFLNDGAGNFDPVPNFPFGNFGDNSAQAFADFDQDGDLDLMVCGHDESRIAKTELYFNDGNGHFSLKNDTPFPGLYGASIDITDIDQDGDQDLVLMGSQNDNTPFSAIFTNDGKARFSQSLTTLIPRALGEAVFIDFRKNGYPDLIIAGQDASGFGGTEIYENKRDGRFEKVTGINLPEFTLPSIATIDLNRDGKMDLMFSGLDFPDFKPKSETFYNTSKICPSAVNIDKITACDQYTWIDGITYTQSNNSATHTLQTLNGCDSLIRLDLTINNSTQTIDKITACDKYTWIDGITYTQSNNSATHTLQTLNGCDSLIRLDLTINNSTQTIDKITACDRYTWINGITYTQSNNSATHTLQTPNGCDSLIRLDLTINNSTQTIDKITACDKYTWIDGITYTQSNNSATHTLQTPNGCDSLIRLDLTINNSTETIDKITACDQYTWIDGITYTQSNNSATHTLQTLNGCDSLIRLDLTINNSTQTIDKITACDQYTWIDGITYTQSNNSATHTLQTPNGCDSLIRLDLTINNSTETIDKITTCDQYTWIDGITYTQSNNSAIHLLQTLNGCDSLIRLDLTIYNSTETIDKITACDKYTWIDGITYTQSNNSAIHLLQTLNGCDSLIRLDLTINNSTETIDKITACDQYTWIDGITYTQSNNSATHILQTVNGCDSLVRLDLSISPEFCETPLNIRDKLNAVKIYPNPTEGPLNIDFGKLKRPTLLLYDTQGKLLLMRKNISDRKVELDLNIKSGQYFMKIISEKNVKNWSVIVQ
- a CDS encoding PDDEXK nuclease domain-containing protein — protein: MEIQGQVLFSEIRQLIELARSQAFQQVNSLQTRLYWQIGERVQKEILKSDRASYGKQVVQQLSEELQKDFGKGFGKRNLYRMLAFYNAFPDQEIVSTLWSQLTWSHFRLLVAVDEPLKREFYLKMCQNERWSVRRLQERMDSMLFERTAIAKKPEETIRRDLQKLENEKSMSTDLAFRDPYLLDFLGLKDSYSESELEDAILQDIQSFIMELGSDFAFLARQKRMSIGHEDFYLDLLFFHRKMQRLVAIDLKLGSFKHGYKSQMELYLNWLAKYEKQPHEKSPIGLILCADKNQEMVELLEMDKQGIHVARYHTELPPKALLQEKLHEAITKARKKSTSDEGS
- a CDS encoding macro domain-containing protein; amino-acid sequence: MKIHLVDINKELTNAWERVFEDIKDVTVLNQSIFDVSCDAIVSPANSFGFMNGGIDFAISKNLGWHIEKKLQQKLREKFFGELLVGQATIVETENEQYPYLISAPTMRTPMTISRSPNVYLAMKAILTLVNFGSFDDGTEIKNRLASVAIPGLGTGVGQVPPLICARQMRIAWEDVMNEKHKTKEGWEELRSNYAYFFTHDERDLHYDIP